DNA sequence from the Streptomyces sp. MST-110588 genome:
GGGCGGCAAGTCCAACACCGGTGAGGGCGGCGAGGACCCGGACCGCCTGTACGACCCGGCGCGCCGTTCCGCCATCAAGCAGGTCGCCTCCGGCCGTTTCGGCGTCACCAGCGAATACCTGGTCAACGCGGACGACATCCAGATCAAGATGGCGCAGGGCGCCAAGCCCGGCGAGGGCGGCCAGCTCCCCGGCCACAAGGTCTACCCCTGGGTCGCCAGGACCCGGCACTCCACTCCGGGCGTCGGCCTGATCTCCCCGCCGCCGCACCACGACATCTACTCCATCGAGGACCTCGCCCAGCTCATCCACGACCTGAAGAACGCCAACCCCCGGGCGCGCATCCACGTCAAGCTGGTCTCCGAGGTCGGTGTCGGCACCGTCGCCGCCGGCGTCTCCAAGGCCCACGCGGACGTCGTCCTGATCTCCGGCCACGACGGCGGCACCGGCGCCTCCCCGCTGACCTCTTTGAAGCACGCCGGCGGCCCCTGGGAGCTGGGCCTGGCCGAGACCCAGCAGACGCTGCTGCTCAACGGCCTGCGCGACCGCATCGTCGTACAGACCGACGGGCAGCTCAAGACCGGCCGTGACGTGATCATCGCCGCTCTCCTGGGCGCCGAGGAGTACGGCTTCGCCACCGCCCCGCTCGTCGTCTCCGGCTGCGTCATGATGCGCGTCTGCCACCTGGACACCTGCCCGGTCGGCATCGCCACCCAGAACCCGACGCTGCGCGAACGTTTCAGCGGCAAGGCCGAGTACATCGTCAACTTCTTCGAGTTCATCGCCCAAGAGGTCCGCGAACTCCTGGCCCAGCTCGGTTTCCGTACGCTGGACGAGGCCATCGGCCACGCCGAGCTGCTGAACACCGAGAAGGCCGTCAGCCACTGGAAGGCGCAGGGACTGGACCTCGCCCCGCTGCTGCACGTCCCCGAGCTGCCCGAAGGCGCCGTACGCCACCAGGTCACCGTCCAGGACCACGGCCTGGAGAAGGCGCTGGACAACGAGCTGATCAAGCTCGCCGCCGACGCGCTGTCCGCCGAGAGCGCCGAGGCCGCGCAGCCCGTACGCGCCCAGGTCGCCATCCGGAACATCAACCGGACCGTCGGCACGATGCTCGGCCACGAGGTGACCAAGAAGTTCGGCGGCGCCGGACTGCCCGAGGACACCATCGACATCACCTTCACCGGCTCGGCCGGCCAGTCCTTCGGCGCGTTCCTGCCGCGCGGCATCACCCTGCGCCTGGAGGGCGACGCCAACGACTACGTCGCCAAGGGCCTCTCGGGCGGCCGGGTGATCGTCCGCCCGGACCGCGCCGCCGACCACCTGGCCGAGTACTCCACCATCGCCGGCAACACCCTGGCCTACGGAGCCACCGGCGGTGAACTGTTCCTGCGCGGCCGGGTCGGCGAGCGGTTCTGCGTACGCAACTCCGGCGCGACCGTCGTCTCCGAAGGCGTCGGTGACCACGGCTGCGAGTACATGACCGGCGGCCACGCCGTGGTCCTGGGTGAGACGGGCCGTAACTTCGCTGCCGGCATGTCCGGCGGCGTCGCGTACGTCATCGACCTGGACAAGGACAACGTCAACCCGGAGCTGACCGGCGCGGTCGGCCCCCTGGAGGACACCGACAAGCGGTGGCTGCACGACGTGGTGCGCCGCCACCAGGAGGAGACCGGCTCCACCGTCGCCGCCAGGCTCCTCGACGACTGGGACGCCTCCGCCGCCCGCTTCAGCAAGGTGCTTCCAGCCACCTACAAGGCCGTGCTCGCCGCCAAGGACGCCGCCGAGCGAGCCGGGCTCTCCGAGTCCGAGACCCACGAGAAGATGATGGAGGCGGCGACCCATGGCTGACCCGAAGGGCTTTTTGACCACCGACCGCGAGGTCGCCCGGATGCGCCCCGTCAGCGAGCGGGTCCGGGACTGGAACGAGGTGTACGTCCCCGGCTCCCTGCTGCCGGTCATCAGCAAGCAGGCCGGCCGCTGCATGGACTGCGGCATCCCCTTCTGCCACAACGGCTGTCCGCTGGGCAACCTCATCCCCGAGTGGAACGACTACGCCTACCGGGAGGACTGGCGGGCCGCCAGTGAGCGGCTGCACGCCACCAACAACTTCCCCGAATTCACCGGCCGGCTGTGCCCCGCGCCCTGCGAGTCCGCGTGTGTGCTGGGCATCAACCAGCCGCCGGTGACCATCAAGAACGTCGAGGTCACCATCGTCGACAAGGCGTGGGACAGCGGTGACATCACCCCGCAGCCGCCCGAGCGGCTCAGCGGCAAGACCGTCGCCGTCATCGGGTCCGGCCCGGCGGGCCTGGCCGCCGCCCAGCAGCTCACCCGCGCCGGCCACACCGTTGCCGTCTACGAGCGCGCCGACCGCATCGGCGGGCTGCTGCGCTACGGCATCCCCGAGTTCAAGATGGAGAAGCGGCACATCAACCGCCGTATCGAGCAGATGCGTGCGGAGGGCACCAAGTTCCGTACGGAGGTGGAGATCGGCCTCGACATCGACGCCGCCAAGCTGCGCAAGCGCTATGACGCGGTGGTCATCGCGGCCGGCGCCACCACCTCCCGCGACCTGAAGGTCCCCGGGCGCGAGCTGAACGGCATCCACTTCGCGATGGAGTACCTGCCGCTGGCCAACAAGGTGCAGGAGGGCGACCTGACGGTCTCCCCGATCACCGCCGAGGGCAAGCACGTCGTGGTCATCGGCGGCGGTGACACCGGCGCGGACTGTGTCGGCACCGCCCACCGCCAGGGCGCGGCCTCC
Encoded proteins:
- a CDS encoding glutamate synthase subunit beta — its product is MADPKGFLTTDREVARMRPVSERVRDWNEVYVPGSLLPVISKQAGRCMDCGIPFCHNGCPLGNLIPEWNDYAYREDWRAASERLHATNNFPEFTGRLCPAPCESACVLGINQPPVTIKNVEVTIVDKAWDSGDITPQPPERLSGKTVAVIGSGPAGLAAAQQLTRAGHTVAVYERADRIGGLLRYGIPEFKMEKRHINRRIEQMRAEGTKFRTEVEIGLDIDAAKLRKRYDAVVIAAGATTSRDLKVPGRELNGIHFAMEYLPLANKVQEGDLTVSPITAEGKHVVVIGGGDTGADCVGTAHRQGAASVTQLEIMPRPGEERSPAQPWPTFPMLYKVTSAHEEGGERVYSVSTTHFEGDEDGNVQWLHLVEVEFTDGKLTPKPGTERRIPAQLVTLAMGFTGTDQENGLVAQFGLELDARGNIARDADFATNVPGVYVAGDAGRGQSLIVWAIAEGRSAARGVDRYLTGASALPAPIKPTDRALTV